The Eremothecium gossypii ATCC 10895 chromosome IV, complete sequence genome contains a region encoding:
- the SRX1 gene encoding sulfiredoxin (Syntenic homolog of Saccharomyces cerevisiae YKL086W (SRX1)) translates to MSLQSSRLPITLVPLSQIRRPVAPVLDPQKIDAMVSTARGVPAASATCSLEDAAAMDGQLPPVDVMHVRHDSADYYFAFGGCHRLQAYDRMAQEGQEDVLVRCKLLPATRAQMRTYVGASVDNLFN, encoded by the coding sequence ATGTCTCTCCAGTCGTCCCGGCTCCCCATCACGCTCGTGCCTCTCTCGCAAATCCGCCGCCCTGTGGCGCCAGTGCTCGACCCGCAGAAGATCGACGCCATGGTCTCGACCGCGCGCGGTGTACCTGCAGCCAGCGCTACGTGCTCGCTCGAGGATGCTGCGGCGATGGACGGCCAGCTGCCGCCCGTTGACGTGATGCACGTGCGCCACGACTCGGCCGACTACTACTTTGCCTTTGGCGGCTGCCACCGCTTACAAGCCTACGATCGCATGGCGCAGGAGGGTCAAGAAGACGTGCTTGTGCGCTGCAAGCTGCTCCCAGCTACGAGGGCCCAAATGCGTACCTATGTAGGGGCTAGTGTAGACAATTTGTTTAACTGA
- the GPA1 gene encoding guanine nucleotide-binding protein subunit alpha (Syntenic homolog of Saccharomyces cerevisiae YHR005C (GPA1)), with translation MGCSVSTQTLEDENDPFIQDRRANDAIEQNLHQEKQRGKNEVKLLLLGAGESGKSTVLKQLKLLHHGGFTHEERLQYSQVIWADAIQSMKILIIQARKMGISLDCDDPEKNRPLFECKRAVLQAKALDCIDPDMAGGPEFLNDYVLKYSERSENKRRVQSTGKAEAFTPESGAPSSGIDMQELSLGLNEQSGHMGPSGLFVRAQPAAQPLPKRTSNVQVAAAIRKLWDNDRGIRQCFARSNEFQLEDSAAYYFDNIEKFARPDYVCTDEDILRGRIKTTGITETRFNIGASKFNVLDAGGQRSERRKWIHCFQSITAVLFVLAVSEYDQMLFEDERVNRMQEAIMLFDTLLNSKWFYNTPFILFLNKVDLFEDKVKRSPIRQHFPDYPGRVGDAETGLKYFERIFLSLNRSKKPIYVHRTCATDTQSMKFVLSAVTDLIVQQNLKKSGIL, from the coding sequence ATGGGATGCTCAGTGAGTACACAGACACTAGAAGATGAGAATGATCCGTTTATACAGGACCGCCGGGCAAACGACGCGATTGAACAGAACCTGCACCAGGAAAAGCAGCGAGGGAAGAACGAAGTAAAACTGCTCCTATTGGGCGCAGGAGAATCCGGAAAATCGACGGTATTGAAGCAGCTAAAGCTGCTTCATCATGGGGGATTCACCCACGAAGAGCGTCTGCAGTACAGCCAAGTGATATGGGCTGACGCAATACAGTCAATGAAGATCCTCATTATCCAGGCCCGGAAGATGGGAATCTCGCTGGACTGCGACGACCCCGAAAAGAACCGGCCGCTGTTCGAGTGCAAGAGAGCGGTCCTGCAGGCGAAGGCACTGGACTGCATCGACCCAGATATGGCCGGCGGCCCGGAGTTTTTGAATGACTACGTTCTCAAGTACTCCGAGCGCAGCGAAAATAAGCGGCGGGTGCAGAGCACGGGCAAGGCGGAGGCATTCACACCCGAGAGCGGCGCTCCCAGCAGCGGCATCGATATGCAGGAGCTGTCCCTGGGGCTCAATGAGCAGTCGGGCCACATGGGCCCCAGCGGACTCTTTGTGCGAGCGCAACCCGCCGCACAGCCGCTGCCAAAGCGCACCTCCAACGTGCAGGTCGCCGCTGCCATCCGCAAGCTATGGGATAACGACCGCGGAATCCGCCAATGTTTCGCGCGCTCCAACGAGTTCCAGCTCGAAGACTCGGCGGCATACTACTTCGACAACATCGAGAAGTTCGCACGCCCGGACTACGTCTGCACCGACGAGGACATCCTCCGCGGCCGCATCAAGACCACCGGAATCACAGAGACCCGCTTCAATATCGGGGCCAGCAAGTTCAACGTGCTAGATGCAGGCGGGCAGCGCTCCGAGCGCCGCAAGTGGATCCACTGCTTCCAGAGCATCACCGCTGTCCTCTTCGTGCTCGCCGTCAGCGAGTACGACCAGATGCTATTCGAGGACGAGCGCGTCAACCGCATGCAGGAGGCGATCATGCTCTTCGACACGCTGCTCAACTCCAAGTGGTTCTACAATACCCCGTTTATCCTCTTCCTCAACAAGGTCGACCTCTTTGAGGACAAGGTTAAGCGCTCGCCCATCCGCCAGCACTTCCCGGACTACCCCGGCAGAGTCGGCGACGCAGAGACGGGGCTCAAGTACTTCGAGCGCATCTTTCTCTCCCTGAACCGCTCCAAGAAGCCTATCTACGTACATCGCACATGTGCCACAGACACCCAGAGCATGAAGTTCGTACTCAGCGCTGTCACTGACCTAATCGTCCAGCAGAACCTGAAGAAAAGCGGCATCCTTTAA
- the CYT2 gene encoding cytochrome c1 heme lyase CYT2 (Syntenic homolog of Saccharomyces cerevisiae YKL087C (CYT2)), producing the protein MSGDDQPRCPVDHSAREAWMSSMSKGNPAGAEQPGAPSQSQATEAQPTPSACPVDHSARSIWLKNAGQVTEDVECSSDKQADIPHYSTDVALPTEREQSSIPRTGTEHNWVYPSQKQFFEAMLRKNWNPHAEDMKTVIPLHNSVNERVWNYIKMWEKDQGGESCGGIKLTSFKGSAKELTPRAWFRSTVLGYTRPFDRHDWRVDRCGTEIDYVIDFYSDDHPKLGPQILLDVRPKLNSFEGLKLRVLKALGL; encoded by the coding sequence ATGAGCGGGGACGACCAACCGCGATGCCCAGTAGACCACTCTGCACGCGAGGCTTGGATGAGTTCTATGTCTAAAGGCAATCCGGCAGGCGCCGAGCAGCCTGGCGCACCTTCGCAAAGTCAGGCTACTGAAGCTCAGCCCACGCCGTCAGCTTGTCCAGTCGACCACTCTGCACGGAGTATATGGCTCAAGAACGCGGGGCAGGTTACCGAGGACGTTGAATGCTCCTCCGACAAGCAGGCAGACATACCTCATTACAGCACAGACGTCGCGCTGCCTACGGAGCGCGAACAATCGTCGATCCCGCGTACGGGCACCGAACATAACTGGGTGTACCCATCCCAGAAGCAGTTCTTCGAGGCCATGCTCCGCAAGAACTGGAACCCGCACGCCGAGGACATGAAGACCGTGATCCCGCTACACAACTCGGTCAACGAGCGTGTCTGGAACTACATCAAGATGTGGGAGAAGGACCAGGGCGGCGAATCCTGTGGCGGCATTAAGCTGACCAGCTTCAAAGGCAGCGCCAAGGAACTCACGCCCCGCGCGTGGTTCCGCAGTACCGTGCTTGGCTACACTCGTCCGTTTGACAGACATGACTGGCGCGTGGACCGCTGCGGAACCGAGATCGACTACGTCATTGACTTTTATTCTGACGACCACCCCAAGCTCGGGCCGCAGATCCTCTTGGACGTTCGCCCCAAACTCAACAGCTTCGAGGGCCTCAAGCTGCGGGTATTGAAGGCTCTGGGTCTCTGA